acctaaggtaatagaaaccttagaggttAGTTGGATCTATGCGAGATAGAGGTAGAATCAAGTGATGTACTTCTTATTGTTGCAttcttgcatgatttgcatatagtgGCATTATTGCATTTGCGAGGCAAGTTATGGTTCTATTAATTGTATAGTCAAGAtatctatccatctatttattaaactaacctaccgttgcctcccttggacctgttggtcgagctcctcccttgggtggccgtacccactgggaaccatggagttggttctcaccccacgttgtttttgggttttacaggttcgcacatgagcgacgcggcggcgcgaggcaagggcgtagctccataaatagcgccctacccccagagaccagagctagcagtaccccgtcgacgtagcttaggggtatagaaaatgaaaggaacaaAATGTATTAAAGTTGTAATAtctatgatgtaataacttagattgtatttgaaaGTCTAATGTAAAAGAATGGTGGTTGGGATGTAAAgcatatgaatgtgaatgttgtaataacataggatgtgttatgttgtgatacttccttatgcaatcttgattgatactGTTCTTGGTTGGAACCATTGTAATGTACAtcgtttggattgcgacgcctagaacgtacaggggagactctgtccgcgtacaggggaaaccccggtccgttcggcgattTGTcatcggcgccgcgacccggtccaaattgacAGTTGGTCGCGGGGTGTGACAGCAAatctgacttaaccatctggtgGCAAACTCATCGCATCgaacccaacaacaactcaagtcatgacttagccatctggcggcgaactaatcgcacctcacccaacaatggctcaagaCGTGACTTAGTCATCTGGCCGCGACCACATCGCTCTTACCCAGCAaggttcaagtcaatctaggcgACATCATCTGCTAAgctaatgggcgaggagaaccacacatacccaattcTAGCTTATTCTAATGGCatcccgggcgaggagaaccacacatacccgttgaatcactgccaagcgaggagaaccacacatacctgcagttagGATTCGtttgccatctcttttaccacaATTTCCACCGCTCCATGTGCGGCCACatcactagggattccggaNTTACAtcatatcatgcattactagcattacaacattatcatgcattactagcattatgtaacttgctcactatgcatttctacttagcatttacattAACATGCATTGTTTAAcacttatatgcatcaatacgaattcttaattttcttagacataagggcgacctagtcgcttcggtaagcacaacccaccttaacttactctccgattgcttgtagtcacttgcaatcggccgcccgcgacACCCGCGACCCTGTTTGGctcgaactctcgcgcgaccacccaaacAATCTCAGATTTGCGatctgaaaattaaaggtctttggttatgtgccacggtgcttcaaatccgttttcatgattttacgacgtcgcatCGGCCCTCctggcggaaacgaagcctaaacgtccgtttctttaataactttgtaacggctcgtcggattgccgaaccgtcttcgccaacacgttcgtttacctagcaattaggtttacgaagggtcaaatgagatcaaacccttatatttcacaaaactccatttttgagccctaacatgaattaaccttcatataatccaaattaaatggagcaacatacCAACtaagctcattagaggctattagaacacttaatgtgaaggattaagccaaatcccaaaagcttaccataatgtgaacgccgcaacgaaaacacaccgctccaacgggcgcacgaaagctcgatccgtcgctccaacgcgttcgcgagCATCTTCTctgccaacgccgcgaatttgagcgagagatatagagaaatgagagagatctctagagagagaaaggagagtttctcttctctctccattCGTGTGTGCGTTGTGGGTGCTCGggctgaaggagaggaagaagaagcacattGCTTCTTATATACATTAACACctaaaacactattcactccaggcagtttAGCAattcggaacagttggagcccttctgaatgtccgtttaggctcaaatttgacaggcaggctcaatttaacgtactgagtaagaatatatcttaagttttcagtttcgacctcgtttggtcactgaaaactgtgtcgaactgtaatctttatcagataaccctcggattttatttctcactctacgggtgtcagaaaaatatgaaactttaaatctagcctcataaaaatatttctgacatctttgccaatttttataattttctgacactgtgcattttctgctaatttatctgtcccgtttcttacagaaaattctaaactttctgttttcgctccgatttcagtacaggtcattcccaacttatatttcagttctctaaatccaataaaaatagtatctcatactatttttatttattttcacttttatatttaaaatccggtatgttacgttccaccgcaacctcactggaaccatttaaatatacaccgtaacttcatagttttagaagtccggtaccttacaacatggatcctatagtgttaaaggaaagagatgaactcgatagttatttagtgacatagagagtggcatctaaatgtttaaagaacagaacgagtggcattatgtagtgtacttgacactagaggttcatgaacttagggataggtggattccctagaaaATGACTCGTGAATAATGAACTTAGTAGAGCTAAGTAACTATGCATGGATGCCGGAATAGTTGAGTTTTGAGAgaaatgttggccctagtttgtagggtatcctcacgtggagaggatagatcaagctcacggtctatTATTTGGGgtggtaaagccatccatatcctcacatggagaggattggtcgtcgagtactctggagtgtcgggcgattaggacagagatgtccgcagacagtcccgaGCTCGGGGGCACATGGAGCCTCCTCACccaatgggatggatatgtgagtcataggcaaacccaagggttttgccacagattgggtaaatgaaaagttaataacgacattgaacattgcttattgaacatggatcgaacttgttagcatgatagtaaccttttactatatgatgcatgcattcattacacatgattatgggtatagtagcatagttttcctattgtgtctttacagctttgatatatATCTAACTGTCTGTttcgttgttacttgtgcccacttggacccaatgggaagatcggcggagtcggcggccgagcccattgggaactatggaagctagttctcaccccactctatttccagggcTAGGTACAAGTTTGCCGGGTGAGgacgcggcaagggcatcgcgcccgaccagtgaggattattggtagagtagtagctttcctttttgcattagcacacctatgtatttgagagagattcatgtaggtgaggacataggagagctatgtacttgatgaaaatatgtattcattttgaggaaaagaatgtaattgtatataaaatgcaaatgtgatgtaatagttagtaagttctctctctatttcacttgtgtatcttgtggattacttgctttttattgttggcactgtttgtgccccgttgattgtgtacttatagaatttaaaattctgggtaaattcttatactcgatctgttgttgagccttgggcggacaggggaagtgctgtccattcggcgttcGTTCACCGTGCCCGAACCATGCCAAATTAGTAGAGTTTTGgggtcggggcgtgacacacacacacaccactcATACCCACACATGGTGGGGAGAaagaaaccctccctttctctctctagatttctctctcatctctctagatctctctctaaaaatttgagggttggtggagaagaagcttgggaaTGCGTTGGAGGTGTTGGTTCGGGTTCTCGTGCGGCCGTTTGTGCGGCGTGCTTTCATCTTGACGTTCAAATTTCGGTAAGTGTTTAGAATTTGGTTAAATCCGTTATGCTTAGTATTCTAATGATCCCTAGACTACTAAATGCATGTTTCTCCATGAGATTGTGGGACATTTGGAGTATATGTACATGCTAGGGCTTAGAAATGAGAGTTTTTCATAgatggggtttgatctaaattgaacctatataaacctaattgctaagtattccgacgcgttggcgaagtcgattcagcaattcgtcgagccggtgcgaagatattaaagaaacggacgtttcggcttcgtttctgcctggagggccgatGCGACGTCCTAAAATCATGAAACTGAATTTGTGGCATCGCGGCATCAAGCTGAATTTTCGGGGCCGCGAATCAACGCACGGTTGGGGTGCAGTTGCAATATGGGCCGTGCCGAGCGACGGGTGCCGTAGGAGAccaattgcaagtgtcgacaagcaatcggagagcgaatcgaagtgggttgtgcttaccgaagcgactaggtcgcctgcaTGTCAAAGTAGACTATAAGTTCTTGATGATGCATATGTATGGATACGATGGCATTGTAAATATGCTAGATAGAAATGTATGCATGCAATAGATGCTAAAAATGTATAAACAGCCATGAGATAAAGACATGAACTAGAAATGCTAAGTGAATTACATGTCCATGTTAATAGTATGGGAACCATGCTAGTTGATAATTGCATAAGAAGACATTGAAAGtatatgctagtggatagattCATACTGATATTCATGCATAGTGGAATATATGCTAGACGCATTTAGCATTATGAaatcatgttagataagatgcatgcTAGCATTGTGAACATGTggacttgggtcgataactctagggtgttagagaactcgacattggaaaatgAGAACGTGTAGCTTTAAAcctcgatgtggacaattaggtgtcgaatagatcgagtggcatcaaacctagtgttattaaacataggtcggatatgaacctagtgttgttgaacctagggtgaatcatgagtggcatctaacctagtgttaaagaacataggttgagaatgaacctagagttaactaaatctaggtgtgtggcattaacctagtgtcgaggacataggttgagaattgagcctagagttaaagtaaacttAGGTTATTTGATagaggcattgaacctagagtcagttggacctagggtggaaaggacatcggacctagataggtcaatactatagggtttgagaccaacccttgagttatgtgaaatggattccggaatcccaggaatTGTGAACTTGATAGTTCTTGGCCACGGGTGCatatggcatgttcctctcccaccggaagaacttcgaggattgTGATTGAGCAAGAACAGAGAGCactagggtgtatgtggcatattcctctccctatcgggaaTCTCGGCttcgggtgtatgcggcatgttcctctcccactgggggatccctgaccacggtgtaCGCAGCTTTGGGCgaaccgttgggcgatgtggttcttggcttgcaaGCTGATGTGCATGtaagagttccttcacctcgagctcggcagagcgcggattatccgcagttgattgactcgaggccgagtcgggtggctagctggaataaggtagatagaaccttgagggctagtggtaaatgtgaaGAATTTatggtaatagaaaccttagaagctagttggaTATGAGCTAGATAACGAGATAGAAGAAGAATCAGCAGATTTATTTCTGTTGTTGCattgttgcatatagcatggcatcattatatttgtgaggcaaagcatggtaaatgttagttgcatatttatgatattatatctatctgttgaactaacatgtgtttgcctcctttggacctgttggtcgagcttctcccttaggtggccgtacccactgggaactatggagttagttctcaccccacattgcttcggggtgttacaggttcgcacgtgagcggcgtggcggcgcgaagcaagggcgtagctccatagatagcgccctaccctagagaccagagatagcagtaccccgagtcggcatagtcTAGGAGTATAGGGAAAATGAAAGGAAcacaaatgtatcaaacttgtaaaagAAGTTGTAATAACTTATTGCATTTGGGAGTTAAATGTAATGTAAATTGAaaattgagatgtaaaatgcATGTTGTGGGAATGCATGTAATACTTTAAGtgttttatgttgtttgatacattccttatgcaatcagtgtacgaatactgttcctgtttggaacctcttgtattgtactgttgttgagccttgaacATACAGGGGATACTCtatccgcggtacaggaaaaatccctgtccgttcggcgctgtcggcggtCCACACCTGGCCAAATAGGCAGGTGGTCGCGTGCTGTGACATCTACTACCAGCCcgcctcctctccttcctccccCTCTCCGTCTGACCCCACCGTGCTCGGATCTTCCCCCGATCCTCTCACCcgcgccgctgccgctgctgccgccgccgccgccgccgccgctaggGGCCCGCATCCCACACGATGCCGCGGCTGCCAACCGCGCCTCTCCGGCCACCCATGCCGTTGCTGCTGCCGTATCCCATTTTNCCGCTCCgccgcgctccgccgccgctgctgccacCGCCGCCGCTAGGGGCCTGCATCCCACACGATGCCGCGGCTGCCAACCGCACCTCTCCGGCCACCCATGCCGTTGCTGCTGCCGTATCTCATTTTCTCCGCTCCGCCGCGCCATGCCACGCTTCGCTGCCGTTGCCGCAGCCGCTGCCGCCAAGGGCCCGCATCCCACCTTTTTCACGGGGATtcagggaggaggagaagaaagaaggaggaagaagaggaagaaaaaaatagtgtaaattggaggaagaagaagaaaaaaaaaagaatataaattttacctaAATGGTGTAAAATTGGacaaaatggtgcaaaattgggcaaaataatgaaattgcactgttaaaataaaattacactatttaaaaaaaattacactattttagatgaaattgtactctttaaaatagaaattacactctttgggataaaaagttacactctttaggcgaatgttgcactatttagatgaaatttacactatttctcactctattcttcttcctcctctttcttcctctccGTTTTCTcgtcctccttctcctccttcctcctccaccttctctgCCGCCGTCACCGTCAAGCGCCCCTCGTGCCGCCGCCCCTCTTTTCCGCCGGCGCTCAAGCATGGACGCGGTGACGTTGAACCCACGCGCCTCGATGAGCACCCGCGTGATGTTGACGTCGACGGGGGGGCGGATCTCGGGCGCGGCGAGGTCGAAGCCGTAGGGGACGAGGAGGGCGTCAATGGCGAAGACGCTGACATTATAGGGGAGGGAGGCGACGAGGCCTAGGACGGTGGCGTTGGAGTTAGCGGGGGAGGGGGAGAAGGCGTCGGGGAGCGGACGAGGACGACGGAGGAGGAGTTGAGGGAGGTTAGGTTGACGGCGCCGAGGTCGGAGGGGGAGCGGCCAGTGGTCTAGAAAAGGGTGGTGACGAGCAAGCCGAAGgcggggaggcggcggaggtcggagagggagaggaactCCGTGCCGCCAGCTCCGCCTCTGACCATATCAGGAACGAGTCCGGTATCGCCAGCAGCGTCAGCGTCGCCGAAGCGCGACGAGGCGGGAGGCCTCGGCAGCGGGTGCCGGGCGGAGCGAGTGGCGAAGGAAAAAAAttgcgaaggaaaaaaaaaagaagagagagaaaaaaagagagagaaagaaaaacaataagggtattttcgtccgatattaaaaaatttggtccaaatctgcaaaaacgaaaaaggtggcccgattttacaaaagcacaaaactagtggattttttatgcaaattggccttttataaaagataattttataaattatgaaggaaaaaaaaataatctccaccctaaaattatatataagttgttttaattatagttataaaaaaaaaataaaagatgaataAAATGTCCAAAGCCCTCCtctataacaaaaaaaaatttagaaaataaaaaaaattccaaatgcTTGCAAAGCGCTCCGACGCTCCGACGCTCCGTGCTTTGGAAAAGATCTCCAAAGTGCTCCGACAAGCCCCGTGCTCCAACCCGGCGCTCCTGTAGATCGCGGGGTTCAGGGAGGCGTCGGAGCGCGAGGTTGCCTCCACAGAGTCGTCTTCTACGCCAGGTCCTCCCCAAACCCTAACTCGCCTCGAATCCTAATCGATCTTGTTCCCGTGATCGAAACCTTGTTCCTTGATTCGATCTCCCTTTTTTGATTCAGTTCGAGGACGCTGTTGATCCGAACGGGTCAGTGCTTCCTTCTAAACGGGCTAATTTTCCTAGGAAGGTATGAGAATTGAGGGATTTTGTACTTGTaatttccttttcattttttgctttcatttttttttagccAATTTCGGAGGGTAATTTGCAGTTTTTGATTCGGGGATTAATTAACAAATTTAGGGTTCTCTAGGATCTGAATCAAATGAGTAGAGCTGGTTGGGGTAATAGTTTGGTAAAAGTGTATGGAGATCCCATTTTTACTTGtttttctttgatttgagtCATTTTGCTAGATTGAATTAGGGATTCGGTAAACTTAACGGCTCCATTAACTATTAGCCGTTGAGAGTTAGCTAAATCCATTGCTTTATCAGCTGAAAAGGTGTAGAATTGTTAAATTTAGTATAATCACCTGTTAGATTCAACATAAATTCCTCATTTGTCAGAAGAATCAGAAGTTGAGAATTTAGGTATTTTGTACTTGtaatttcctttctttttttctttcatttatttttgcCAATTTCGGCGGGTAATTTGCAGTTCTTGAATTGGGGATTAATTAACAGATTTAGGGTTTTCTAGGATCTGAATCCGATGAGTGGAGCTGGTTGGGATTATAGTTTGGTAAAAGTgtatatattctctctctctctctctctctctctctctctctctctcgagcaCAATTTGAGGCTCTTCCGATGAGTGGAGTTGGTTGAGAACTTACCAGTTACCGTTGTGATTTTCTGTATGATTCTGGAAAAGCCTTTGTATCTTCATATATAGGCATCTTTACTTTTGACATTGTAGGTCCAAACTTTACTGCTTTGCTTGACCAGATTCTTCATCACCAAAAGCTGTTGCTGGCATAACATGCTGCTTGAGATTAGTTTCCATCAacatttgtcacgccccgggactcaaCGGAAGCCCGCCTGGcatgtgcacagacccgccatacgtctaaaacatataaggcatctaaaacaaaacgataaatgagacaataaaagaaaacaattagaagtatcagagcaatatacaacatctagaaactaaagcaatgtgaagagtagagagctaaaatcactaaataaaccataaagtagtacaaccaaagatccaaatacaagaactaaaagagtacataggtggtctctatacatggtaaacaAAATCTCTCGCTCTCCGAAAACATAAAAAGAGGGGAAACCACTTAAGAGTAAAagtaaatcctcgctatctagctagcaaTCCTCTTGCAGCGGTCCCATGCCTCCGCCGGTGTAGAGGGCTCTGAACGgaaaacataaaatagagggcgtgagaactattaaataatagttcctagtgggcaattactgacttcagtgaaatgcaccactagacccaaaactaagcaagtaaggtaagtaaggcagg
The Ananas comosus cultivar F153 unplaced genomic scaffold, ASM154086v1, whole genome shotgun sequence DNA segment above includes these coding regions:
- the LOC109705051 gene encoding homeobox protein engrailed-1-like, yielding METNLKQHVMPATAFGDEESGQRRSWRHGVPLPLRPPPPPRLRLARHHPFLDHWPLPLRPRRRQPNLPQLLLRRPRPLPDAFSPSPANSNATVLGLVASLPYNVSVFAIDALLVPYGFDLAAPEIRPPVDVNITRVLIEARGFNVTASMLERRRKRGAAARGALDGDGGREAAAATAAKRGMARRSGENEIRQQQRHGWPERCGWQPRHRVGCRPLAAAVAAAAAERGGAXKWDTAAATAWVAGEARLAAAASCGMRAPSGGGGGGGSSGSGAGERIGGRSEHGGVRRRGGGRRGGGLVVDVTARDHLPIWP